The segment TTTGGAAAATGGAAGATTCCTTCACCACCCAAGAGTACTTCAAAGTTGCTTTGGCTTCAGGAGACTTCGCATCTCCGAGCTTCTTGACACAATACGTAAAATAGGAATCTCTCTCCAAAAGAGAACATGGGACGTTCCATTGGACGGTATGAGAACAAGATATTCCATGATAGTGCAAGTGAACCCCCCAAAACAAAGAAACAAACAAAAAAGAATGAATGAGTAAAACAAGTCCATGCACATTCAAGCATATTTTTATATGTTTTGTCTTGAAAAATTAGTATAGCTAGGCATCGTCAGCCCAAATCGAGTATAATACTCTGTATAAAAAAATGCTTAAGTAACTGGAACATATCACCCAAGAAGTCACTGCTCAGCTGGTGTGGTGTGCTCTCGTTGCTCTCCTCGAATTGGTCAGCGAAGTGTGCCATTTGATGAATCCAGGTGATTGGCGCAAAACATCTGAGTGACTTCTTTGAGCGACTTCTCTGAGTCACCATAGCATTGCTCTATTCTGCATGTAATGTGGTTACTAAGCTCTCAATCTGCTAATGGGACAAGAAATATCTTGTCTCCAGACTCGTTTATCTTTGCACGTTGCATAACATAGAAAGGTCATGAATTAAGAGTgcatttggttagtcattaaaaaaaaatatttttttattttttaatttttaaaaaataaaaattcaaaaataatatttaataatattttgaaaagtaaaaattaaaaaatcaaaataattattttatatataaaataaaaattttttgctttccaaaacttactattttattttttttttcttcctcacgTCTAAAACgcaaaccaaaaagtaaagagtccGAATCCTTTTATCTCGTCAAGCTCTTCACTTTCTCacccttttctctttctcttttcaaaCTTTTTTCTCTCGAATTCTTCACCTACCGTTTCCAGACGTTGTTTTTTGCTTTATAACAACGTAATTATCaaatatactttttatttttttatttttactcaatagtaaaaattaaaaaaaatattttttttttaaaaaaaattaaaaattaaaaagtgtaACCACACGCACCTTAAGCATATGACTTGTGTTTTGCCTATCGTCCTCTAAAGATTGGAGACTGGTATTTGAGAATAACGGCATCTTTTGACACATCATCAGAATGCAGAAGTACGTGGGTCAGCTCCACGTATATATAGTCTTGCAAAAGTTTCTTCAAAAAATTTGACACGCAAAACGCTCTGCAATGACCGGTACGAAGCCTGTGAAATCTCTGCTCTGATAAAGGAGTCCACCATCCTCTATAAGCAATGGCTGAGAAGGGAGTAAAGGAATTTGGAGTGTGGGCTAGCCCCTTCGCCTTAAGGGTGGAATGGGCTCTCAAGCTCAAGAGAGTGGGGTACGAGTATGTGAACGAAGACCCTGCCCCACAGGAAGAGCGACAAGCTCCACCACTCCAATAGGGATGGAAGGATGGGTACACCATCATGCCCAGGGATCCCTGTGAGAGGGCGCAGGCTCGGTTCTGGGCCAAGTTTTTGGAAGATAAGGTGCGGTGATGAATCACAAGTTTTTGGAAAATTAACTAATTGTCTAGTAGTGGTGGCTACAAATTTCCTTTCAGTCCTCAGCATTTTTATAATTGTAGGGGGAGTGGTATATGGTTTCCTGATCTGCAGTCATTGaagatgcatatatatatatatgtttctcttcttatgatcattttgggttTAACGGCAAGTTTCTGGAAATAAGAGAGGGtaaaaagaaaatttaataatgataaataaagGTTTAAAAAATAAGGATTTTATGAAGATATTCCATTAATTTTTCATGTTGGGCAAAACAAGATTGTTCCCCTCCTATAGGAACAGTCCACTTCTGTCATGAGCCCAGGACATGATGGTCAAGAGAAGTCTAGAAAAGAATATTTCCaagaaaaacaacaaaaaaaaaaaaaaccggccATTTTTAACAAATTGTTAGAATTGTTGGGTTTATTCCCTAAAATTCTCAAAATGAATTGGCAATTGGGAAAAGATACCAACTTCAGTGTTACATTTTATGGCTTTTGTTTTTCCTGGAAACTTTGTCAATTAGCTTGTTCTGGGTGGGAGAAAAGGTATTGCATGCAGCTAGTTATTGACGACTTTATTTTGTTACAGTTACTACCTGCGATCTTTCTTATATCCTCCACAGCTAGGAAGCAACAACAAAAAGCCTTACAATAGTGCTTCAAGACTCTAGACATTGCAGCAGGTTGGTTTCCTTGCTGGGTCCGAATGATCGAGGAGATCACCAGTGTCAGTGGTAAATGAGAACAGCCTGCCTTTGATCAATCCATGGTTTGATAATTTCCCTGACTTGGAAGTGTTGAAGGAGAGGTTGCCCCCTAAAGCTCTATGCTCTTAAGAGGGCCATGAAGAACAACTTCTCTCCAGACAAATCTCCTCGACGGTTTGATGGCTGGGCACATGTAATTGCCTTGGTAACCTAGAAAGCTTGATGGCTGGTGAAGGGCTTTTGCATTGTGCATGGCATATTTAAGAGACTAATTTGCAGAGCATGCCAGAATCTTGGAAATGTATCATGGAACTTGTAGTAAGATCTTTACTCTCTCTTACCATTAAAAAAATCATTACAAGCATCCATATTACTGAACTTGCTGACACATTGAATAAGTTCCACCATGTACATtctttattttaaaaagattggTGGCAAATGGAGGAATTACCTCATAAGCCTCcatttttatcaagaaaaaaaaagaaaaaaaaggttctCTTAAATGCTCTAAGATAAAACTATTATAACCGCAAATTCATGAGTTGTAAACGGTGAAGAACCTTCACCAACGTCTCTATCCCGAATATTTCCCTGCTCCTCAAAATATTTGGCAATGGCCATCGAAATAGCAGAAGGGGGTGGGGTCTCCAATCACAAGCTTTCAAATGGAGATACCTTTCTTCATGGCCTCCCCAGCCTTCTCCAATCGCATGTTTTGTAGCTTGGGCAAGCACCTTTCTCCAAAGTATGCAGATGCACACTTTTCGTGAGAATTTTCGCAGGCTGTATCAGATTATTAACGAAGTGAGTTTTTAGTGAGGACTTGGACAAGTAGACCAGGTTTATAAGAAATTCAAACAAATTAATCTGTACTACTGAAAATGCTCTTTTTTGTACTCCCTCTTTCACAAACAAAAGCAGATTGGACATTTCCAATCTTGTTTCCTCAAAAAACAAAAGCATTAATACCCTGGCAGACGATTGCAATTAAGATGCTAGAGGAATGCatttttgttgataattcatAAAACAGTCAGAAGGAACACATAAAATCGAAGATTTCATACATTTATTTAGAAGCAGGAGTTGAAGTCTCAAGTTTCAGCTATAATTGTTACATAAAGGGAGAATAAAAACATTGATGAGTAATATCTTTCACCTGGTTTCCTCTGATGTGAACCAAATTAcaccctacttctgagttcacaGTTTTTCTGTAGCATTAGCCCTCGAAAGGTCTCTGCAGTATCCATCAAGCCAGCCTTCATAAATGCACCGAAAAGCCTATTGCAGGCAGAGATGTCAAAATCCAGGACTTTAGAGTTTCTCCACTCATCAATAACCTCTCCAGCTTCCTTCAACTGCCCAAGCATGAGATAGGAAGAAAGAATACAGATGTAGTTTCTGCTCGTCATTTTCTGCGAAGTCAATCGCAAAGATTTCCATATTTCATTTATTCTTTGTGTATTCCCTAGACCAGCATGTAGAATGATGAGAAAATCATAAGTTATCCATTCTCTCTGGCTAATCTTTGCGTCTGCCTCAACAAGAGAAAAATCTGAATTCACAAGATGACCAGCAGTAACATAGATGTCAGCCAATGTCCTGTAGGTTATCCAGCCCTTATCAGAGTTTGTATCATGTGCCATTTCATCAAGAATCCTTCTCACACCATCAATATCCATGGTTGCAGCGGAAGCACTTATCCAGAGATTATAAGTGAATAGATCTGGTGAAACTTTTCGCCTTTTCAGTTCTTCAACAATTATGGAAACCTTATCCAGCTGTCCGACTGACATATACAAGGTCATCATTTCATTATAGGTCAAAGCACTTGCAGAGAAATTTGATTCTTTGATTCTCTCAAAGAGGTCCTCAGCCTGCTCTGTCAGTTTTGCTGCAGCATAAGAATGGAGGAGGGCCGTATATACTTCACAGGATTTTGCACTCGGGGGGAGCCCTTGGAAAAAATTTTCAGCAGAGTTAACACCAAAAACTTTAGTTATTAAGTCTATGCGCATTGCATAGTCACTATCTGATAACTCAGATTCTTGATGAGTTTTCATCCACTCTGATATCTGCAAACTTGTAACATTTTCAGGATGAGATAAATGCAGCATGATTTATTGAACcacacaaaagaaagaagaagaaaaaggtactTTGCATCATTATATGGATCATGCGTATTGCTCATGTCAATCAAGTACACTGGATAAATAGATAATACCCATGATGATAAAGCAAGAAAGAATTAAGATCAGACAATTTAGTGACATATTTGCCTTCACTAATAGCAATGTACCCTACAGCAGAGTGGCCGACAGACAGTGATCTAGGGACTAGTAGTTTATTTATTAGCATTTTCTTTCACCAACAGAGACTGAGAAGAATGATTTACCTTTTTACCAATGTCTCTATATCAGAGGTCGAACATGGTGGTTAGAGCCAAAATTTGATGATAAGATCTACATAGCAGTTTTTCAGTTTTGTCAGGAGCTTTAGCCAAACAGTTTTTTGAGACAGACTTGAACATGTCATATACAAACTGTACAAGAAAAGACAAATGAAAAGTATCAAGTCTACTTTCATGACTTCATCTTAGATAGGCAAGAGAAAGTCAAGACTTCAGAACTATTAGCAACTCTTGGGCTCATACAAGGTGACCTCCAACGTGACAGTTAACAGTATTGTGGTGGTTATGAGAAACAGCATCTCTAAAAATCGGAaccttttcttttaaattttgaagAGAGGCAAATTGTAGATGGCATAGGTGACTTAACATATTGGCATAGGAAATAGAAGAAATAAAGAGGAAATTGACAGGAGAAAATTTTCCTTCTTATGTTATACAAAGAGAATGAGGAATATTGCTGTCATGCTTATAACCCTATGTTTTTTTTATTAAACAAAGCTAAATATCAATTAACCATAATTTGTTATAACCATGAAGAATACCACTTTAAGTCAATCAACTGGTTACATGAATTAACAAAAACATTTCTCTTTGCTTATTTTGTGGAGGATTCCACCATAAGTTTTGCTCCCCATAACTTCCTCTTCTATCTATTAAATTCTTTTTTGTATTGCTTAGAAAGTTGTGATATTTAAATATGTCTCTGCTAATTGATGTTGCAACACTTGAAGGTTCTCGTTGTAGATAAGGGCTCAGCTCGAcacatgaggtattgtccgctttggcccATGAGCCTCACGGTTTTACTTTCAAAAGACGCCTCATGTGGGAAAGATGTTCTTCTTCTTATAAGGGTGGATCTCTCTTGAatcacaaccgatgtgggactattggtgccctccacattattagaaccacaacagaaCCCCCCAGTCAAGGGAGACTCCGATATGTACAGTCCGAGAAGCCCCACAGTCAGCCAAAGCGGATCTCGACCCTTCCTGATGCGCCATTGTTGTGGATAAGAGCTAAGCCCGAcacatgaggtattgtccgctctaacTCATGGACCTCATGGTTTTGCCCTTCAAAAGATACCTCATGTGGGAAGAATGATCCTCTCCTTACAAGCGCGAGTCCCCCTTGACTCACAACGGATGTGGGACTATTAGTAttctccacattattagaaccacaacagttCCCAAACTCAAAAAGAATATAAACAAAGAGGAGAGGAAATGATTTGACATAGAAAACTACAATCTCTCAATATAACAAATATAGACTAACAAGCCAATAATTACAGAGCAAAATATCCAATTCAACACAATGTGACTGCCTAACGACCATTACCGTATGCAGTAGAAACCACCCAATAGAGAGCACTCTAGTATCCTCATTGAAATTTGTCCTTATTGTCGGACTGAGATGTGATTCATGTGAATGGGACACCTAAGTTGAGAGTATCTTAAAAAAAATGTCATATCAGTGAGCAAATCTTATGTTTGAATATCCAATTTCAGATGTTTCTCGAGAAACCTTTGATGATAACAAGACCAAGAATTTATTGCAGAAAGATCTTCATTGCCAGCTAACTAATATTTCAATTGGTTCAGCCACACTCATAATATGAGAAAAACGTCGACAGCATCttcatttttttatataatttatgccACAATGAGGATTTAAAAATCAAGGTATAGAGCTATATTGGTCACTGGTAAGATGGTACCTACTGCAgaacagaggcagcatgaggccAATAACAGCCAGTACATGACCGCCTTGAGGGAGTAAAGGAAACCAAAAAAGGTGTATCAAACAGTACAACATCAGCACAGGGAGATACCCAGAAGTCCAGGGTGGTACGGGTTTAGTGTGGGGTCAGGGGCATACCGATGGTACCATGCAACATACCAGCCAACAGAGATGCTTCCTCCACAATGTCAAGTACGAAAGACTTATCAAGTTAACAAGCATAAAAGACGTGTTGCAGCAATTTCAGCAAATGCAGTTGTATGCAGCTGTCTGGCTGCGTATGCAACTGGCTTTTGTAACTCAATTTTACATGTTTGTTAGCTGTAACTGGCTCATAAAAACACCTATATGATGTATCTCAGTGGTCATTTTTGCAGCCTCAGTCATTTGGAGCTCATCCTCCAGTCAAATTGGCCCATAGGACTAAAAAGTTTTTGAAAATTTCAGCTACTTGCTTGCAACCAAATTACATCAACCTAAACAAAGGAAGTGGCTCACTTATAGTAAGCGGTGCAACTACATTTCCTGTTACATGTATTCAAATAGGCAATAAAATTGAGCATAAGAGATATTAAACCGATAGGCATTCTTTCTCAAGAAAGGCATGATTTCATTAGTTGTTTATTTAACAAATTAAAAGCAGAAACATCCAAGGAGAAAAACATATGATGCACCTTCAGATGAtgatttctaaaaaataaaaaatatatatacttcCGGTGTCAAGGTTATATCATTTGAAGAACATAACAAAGTTGCACCCAATTCACCTATGCTAACTCCGATCCAGCTACAACAAAAGCCAGCTTTCAAAGGTGTTTCCTTACAATCACATCCACAACTTCAAACTTCTTTTGAATAAGAATAATGTTATGATCATTGCATCACCAAAAGAAATAGCACAAGAAGTAAATTTTACATACAATATCCTTAAGATAATCTGCAAAAATATCAGGTCATCATAGCCTTCACTTCAGAGAAATGGATACCAGAAAAATCCAGACTATCATTTGTAATTGATTCAGTGCTATTTGTAATTCCACCTAAAAGAAATGAAAATAACTATCTAATATCTACTTAATTTTACAAACACCAAATCAATGAAACAATTTCATATTATCTGTATCATTCATAAAGTCCTGATGAACCTATAAAGCACTGTCAATCAAAATCCTTGTCTCCAATATCAAGTCCCTTCATTTTTGACTACCTCACCATTATCGGTGTTTTCATGGATCTCCATTACATAATGATCTGGACAACCTTATAATCGTTGATACTTATTCAAACAATCATATCATCTTCCAAGTTTTTGATTTTCATACTATGTTTCATAAACTGCTATATTGTGCAATCTAGAGAATAAATAGTTATTGAAACTGCTGTGCAATGTGTTCCAGTTATATGTCATCCCTCATGCTAGATGCCTCAATATACAAATATTACAAATTCATACATGATCTTCTACAAGCTTTATGTCATTTGACAAACAAGTAAAAGTTCATATTATCTAATAGCCCTCAATGGATCTTGTTTTTAATGCCCAGCCAAGTAAACAGCTAATAACCCTTTCCTTGAGATCTTGTCTAAATATTTTACCTATAAACAAGTCCAACACTTAGCATGTCATCAAAAGAAACATCCATATAGTTGACCATTTTGCTAGGATGGACTTCGAACATGTCACCGTTGAACTTTTTCTTAATTTTAGGACTTCATGGATCCTAATATCCCTCCCCATGTTGTTTTAGTGAACGAAAACACACTCCCAAATCAACTTAGCATCCTGGATTCCTTAACATGAGATAAATTCTCATTGTGCTCAACATAATTCAAATCAAACCCTACTTGAACCATGCAACTTCCCTCACAAATACCCATGCAATAACGAAAGGAAAGGAAATGTTACACTCACCAATCTGCAAACAGTTATATCCCTATAACAAGACATCCTTAATTCTTAGCAACAAAACCTCATTCACAGAAAAGTCAATCACATATCACTACATTGGGACAGAGGCTTAAAAACACAAAGCATGGAAAAGAAATTACCAAATTTCTTTTCCTTCCTAAAGACATCGAGGGGCTAAAATACAATGGACCTAAAACATTTTATTTCAAGGAATCAGTCCTTACCAGACCATGACAAGAGAGCAAGTCTTAGCAcaatggtaaggttgctccattgtgaCTTTGATGTCATGGGTTTGAAACATGAAAAATCCCTCTCTGCACATGGCCATACTGCTTACATCTGACCCTCATCAAATCCTATAGTGGTGGAGGCTCATTCATTGGGATGCCTTGTAGAGTTCTTACAATACCATAACATATGATACATATCTAGGTTGGCCTCGAAAACATGCTAACACTCTGTAATTTATAGTGTTATATAGCAAATTGGCAATAGAGCTCATGGCAATACACATCATGTTCAAATCTTTGAAATGTATATTTTAAGATTTGGTTGCCTAAAAATGATACACGTCATATGTGGTTGATACTTGGTATTCTATAGTAAGGCAGTGCTCTTGGTAATATCTATTGGAGAAAAAAAACTGAACACAAAGGATAATTCATAATATTCAATAAATTTATGAGAACAAATCTTCAAAGATTATCCATCCAATAAGAAGCTAGAAGAAATTATCTATAttggaaaaaatgaagtatcaCTGCTACTGCATCTTCTATACTTTTGGTATATACATCAACACAACTGacaattttttattttgacaTATGAGAAATGCTAGCATGGTAAAATGTAAATTCTAGTGGTACAAGCATTATCACTCTTTATCCTTTTGAACAACTTTATGCTCTTCAAATTGTTTTGCAAGTTATAGAATGAAGGCACGCACTCCTAGTAATATCTTTTAGCAAATCCAAAGCCAATGTTTCCTTGCATATCAACAGTTGTGAAAATAGTCCCTTTTACCCAACTATTAATTTTGCATAATTTCTCAGGTTCAGACATGAGTCTAGAGTGAAAAAACACACGTGCCACTGCTACAATGATAGCATCTGAAGTTATGGTTTCTTCATAAACTTGTTAAATCAGGCAATTTCGACAGTTCTGACAAGACCTTCTCGAGTTAACAATCAAAGAGATGTGAAAAtgatataaaatatcaattaaagcATCCTCTAGGCAAACTACATGCTAGCTAACTCCTCTTTATCCCACATCTCTTTGCATTCGTTTTCATGCTATTGGATGTATAGATGATTCCATGTAATT is part of the Elaeis guineensis isolate ETL-2024a chromosome 15, EG11, whole genome shotgun sequence genome and harbors:
- the LOC105058470 gene encoding pentatricopeptide repeat-containing protein At5g09450, mitochondrial, coding for MATGCLLTGLLRRSGRRNPMATHLRGLPFSHLESLRCFSSSPSRGEALAVEEEPAASPDDLRSRLFRLRFPKRSATAALDKWVGEGRKVTASELRQIAKDLKRSQRYKHALEISEWMKTHQESELSDSDYAMRIDLITKVFGVNSAENFFQGLPPSAKSCEVYTALLHSYAAAKLTEQAEDLFERIKESNFSASALTYNEMMTLYMSVGQLDKVSIIVEELKRRKVSPDLFTYNLWISASAATMDIDGVRRILDEMAHDTNSDKGWITYRTLADIYVTAGHLVNSDFSLVEADAKISQREWITYDFLIILHAGLGNTQRINEIWKSLRLTSQKMTSRNYICILSSYLMLGQLKEAGEVIDEWRNSKVLDFDISACNRLFGAFMKAGLMDTAETFRGLMLQKNCELRSRV